The genomic window AGCGCTCCACAGCCGGGAGGAACGACTCGCTGGTACCGGCACTCGAGGCTTCACGTGCACCGTCGCCGTCGAGGATCTAGGTGCCATCCGCAGGAAGGTCATCGATAACGGCGGCACCATCACTTACCAAGAAGTCCAGATACCTACCGTCGGGACTCTCACCCAATTCCTCGACACCGAGGGGAACGAGTTGGCAGCGATGGTCTACGAGAGGGAAATGTTCGGCAGGTAAACCGTCCCCCATGACACCGCCTCAAGAGGAACGGCCAGTTGGCAGCGACCCCACCAAACCCGAGCCCAGCACTGCCAATCTCTACGACTGAAACGATCACCACTGACACGCACAGCCGGGACTCGGATGCGACCCTCGCCCTGCAAGCGGGGCGGGTCTCAGCGCACCTCTAGCGTTTCCTGAAGTTCCCCGCCGGCTGCGTGCGGTGCAGCGACGCGACGAGGACGGCCAGCAGAGGAGGTTGAGCAGCATGTCGTTCGTCACGAGTCACATGTCCATCTCTCTCGACGGTTTCGTGGCTGGACCTGACCAGAGCGAAGAGAACCCGCTTGGCGTCGACGGAATAAAGCTCCACCGCTGGCATCTCAACGATCCCAAGCACCAAGTCGACCAGGCCTTCACCGATCGGCTGCTCGGCCCCCGCGGGGCCTACATCATGGGCCGCAACATGTTCGGCCCGGTTCGTGGCGAGTGGGGCAACTCGGATTGGCGCGGTTGGTGGGGTTCCGAGCCGCCGTACCACGCCCCGGTGTTCGTACTGACTCATTACCCGCACGACCCAATCACGATGGAGGGCGGGACGATCTTCTACTTCGTCGATGGCTTCGACGCGGCCTTGGCCAAGGCGACGGAGGAGGCCGGCGACCGCGCGATCGACGTCGCGGGCGGGGCGAGCGCAGTTCGCCAGGCGTTGCAGGCCGGCTGCCTCGACGAGCTCGTGCTCGACCTCGTCCCGGTGGTGCTGGGGAGCGGGGAACGGATCTTCGATGACCTGTCGGAGCTATCCGCCGAGCCAGTCGAGGTGGCCACCTCACCGCTGGCCACCCATATCGTCTACAGGATTACTTAGCCAAGTGCTGAGCACAGGGCACGTGCCGACGGCAATTGAATACGCGCCATCCCTGCCGGGTGTATCTCAGGCGACGACGAGCCCAATCGCCGGTCCGCTGGGATCAAAGACGGTTCCGTTTGCGGCCCGTCAGCATAGGGGTGCGACATAGTCCACCTCACTGCAAGAGGGACGAGTTCGGTGCGCATATCTTGTGGAGCCGCGACCCGTTGCCTTCCTTAACCGACCGAAGCGGATCCGCATGGCAAGCAACACCGGGTGCTCTTGAAGGCGCTCGTCGCTCGCCACTCCCCTTCCCGCAGGATCCCCGGTTGGCTCGGAGTAGCGTCCGCATCCAGCGGACACGAAAGAGGTTGCAGATGCCCATTGGATTGCGATTGAACTTCCCAGAGAACACGATCGAGGACTACGACAAGATCTGCAAAGCACTCAATTTCCCGGCGGACTGGCCTGACGGGCTCATCGCGCATGGATCCCACGACGCGGGTGGGCACCTCGGCGTGAGCGACGTTTGGGAGTCCCGACGGCATTTCGACCGTTTCGCGGAAGGGCGACTGCAGAAGGCGATGGGCGAGGCGATGGGCGACCGCGCCCGGGCCCCTGAGATCACCGAGCGCGACTTTCACAGCTGGTATTCCCGCGAGGTCGGGCAGAGATGACGTGAGACCTTCCGCCGCGGTTCGACGCGACGGGATAGCACCCAACCGGACGACAAGACCGCCGGGATGGCGCAATCAGATCGGGATGCAGGGCACGCCGGGGACCCAACGATCAACTCAGCAGTCAACGACCGGGCGCTTGCTGATCGCGCGCTTTTGTGGCTGTCTTGTTCGATGGGTGCGTCGATCGAGCCGAGGACTCGCTGAGGACAGCGCGGCGGCCCATAGCCTTTGTCCGTTGATGGCTAACGAAATGGTGGCGAGTCGGCCTGTACGCCGGATTCTGTCCGGAGCGTCTGCCCGACGCTCCGGGGCGGCCATCCCTCTCGGCTGTCGGTTGCCCGCCAGCTCTAGCGGCCTACCCGGGGGTGTCTATAGACGGGCCGTCCTCCCCCTGTCTGGCCTTGCTCCCGGTGGGGTTTGCCGAGCCGCCCGGGTCACCCCGGGCGCTGGTGCGCTCTTACCGCACCGTTTCACCCTTGCCTGTGCGGCTGACGCCGCCATCGGCGGTCTGTTCTCTGTGGCACTGTCCTGCGGGTCGCCCCGACTGGGTGTTACCCAGCACCGTGCCCTGCGGAGTCCGGACGTTCCTCGGACCGACCGAAGCCGGCACGCGGCCGCCCGGCCGACTCGCTACCAGCGCCATTCTCCCACCCCCGGGGCACGGCGGTGGGGCGGGTCGGGCCATCGGGCCGGGGCCGCCGAGCCACGCCCTCTACGCTCTCCGCCCGATGGCCCGACCTGACGCACTCACCCGGGCTGAGTCCCGACTGGTGGATCGCCGGGAGCGCCTCCGCCGTGACGAGGTCGCGGCCCTTGCCGCCCTTCCACTCGACGCGCTGCCGGACCTCGTCGCGCTGGCGCACCGCGTCCGACTCAGCTTTTGCGGCCCGACGGTCGAGCTCGAGAGCCTCATCAACGCCAAGTCGGGGGCGTGTCCCGAGGACTGCGCCTTCTGCTCGCAGTCGGCCCGTTTCCACACCGACGTCGACGTCTACCCGTTCCTCGACCTCGACGAGGTGCTCGCAGCGGCGAGGGGGACCCGCGCCGCCGGCGCGACGCAGTTCTGCATCGTGGTGGCGGTGCGCAACCCCGAGGAGCGGCTGCTCCGGCGGGTCCTGGAGGCGGTGGGCGCGGTCCGGGGCGAGACCGGCCTCGAGGTCGCGTGCTCGCTCGGGCTCCTCGAGCGGGAGCAGGCGAACCGACTCGCCGCCGCGGGAGTCCGCCGCTACAACCACAACCTCGAGGCCTGCCGCGCCGTCTTCCCCAGCATCTGCACGACGCACAGCTACGACGACCGCGTCCGGACCGCCCGCATCGCCGCCGAGGCGGGCATGGAGCTGTGCTCGGGCGGGATCGTCGGCCTCGGCGAGACCCTCGAGCAGCGGGTCGACTTCGCGTTCGAGCTGGCCGCGCTCGACCCGTGCGAGGTCCCGATCAACTTCCTCGATCCCCGACCGGGCACGCCACTCGCAGCGCGGCCGCTGCTCTCGGCGCGCGAGGCCCTCCAGGCCGTGGCGTTGTTCCGACTCGTGCTGCCGTCGGCGTGGCTGCGCCTCGCCGGCGGCCGAGAGCGCGTCCTGGGCGAGCTCCAGGCCATGGGCCTGCTCGCGGGCGCGAACGCGCTGATCGTCGGGAACTACCTCACCACGGCCGGCCGCCCCCCCGACGCGGACGTGGCGCTGCTGGACGCGCTCGGCATGCCGGTGGCCGACGGGCCGGGCGAGGGTCGCTTCGTCGTCGACGGCGCCGGCGCCCATGCTCGCCCGCCCCGCGCGTCGATCCCGGTCCAGGCCGACTGACGCCTGGAGGGGCCGCCGGTCAGCGGAGGTGGCCGGTGTCGTTGAAGCTGATGAGCACCGGCCCGGACGGCCCGGGACCGACGCGCGAGATCGACGCCACGTCGAGCCGCAGCCGCCAGGCGAAGAGGTCCCCGAGGTCGAGCGCGACGAGGATCATCGTCTTGATCGGCGACACGTGGCTCACGACGATCACGGTCCCGTCGGCCGCCCGCTCCAGGAGCGCGAGCGTGCACGGCTCGACGCGACCACGCAGCTCGGCGAGACTCTCGCCGCCCGGCGGCGCGAAGGCGGGGTCGGCGCGCCACTGCGCCGCGACCGCGGGCGGGAGGTCGGCGAGGCGCCGCTCGTCCCAGTCCCCGTAGTCCATCTCCGTCAGGCTCGGCTCCACCTCGACCTCGACACCGGTCGCGCCGCCGATGGCGGCGGCGGTCTCGCGAGCGCGGTCGAGCGGGCTGGTCAGGATCAGCGAGACCGGGTCTCGACGCAGCGCCGCCGCGACCGCGGCGGCCTGCTCGCGGCCGCGCTCGTTGAGCGTCGGGTTCGCGCGACCGAGCAGCAACCCGGCCCGGTTGGCGTCGGTCTCGCCGTGGCGCACGAGCACGATCACGACGGCGCGCCCTCGCGGAGTCGACCCGACCGCAGGAAGGTCCGACGCGGCTCGATGAGATAGAGGTCGAACTGGCCCACGATCCACCACCAGCCCACGAGGCCGACGAGCTCCTCGAGGAGCACGACCCACCACGCGGGCAGCAGCCCTTCGTTGCCGAAGCCGTCGCCGAGGAACGGCCAGAGGAATACGTGGTCCTGCGTGAACGCGCCGGACAACACCAGCCCGACGAAGACGCCGATCGGGAGGCACAGCAGCCGGCGCCGCAGCAGCCGGGAGCGTCCTGCGGTGGCCGCCATCACGAGCGTGAACAGCCCGACCGCGAACACGAGGGTGTGCCCGACCGCCCGGTGCCCGACGGGCGCGTCGACGAAGAGGGGCGCCAGTGCGCCGAGCGCGACGAGGCGGTAGTCGAGGCCGCTGCTCCGGAACACGTTGGCCACGAGCAGGATCGAGAGGGCCGTGGACCAGAGCAGCACGACGTCAGGGCTGGTCGAGGGCGGCGTTCACGAGCAGGTCGGCGTCGGTGTTCAGCTCCCGGGGGACGTGGGCGAGGTCGACGACCTCGTACTCCGCGAGCAGGGCCCGGGCTCGCTCGAAGAGGGGCCGGAGCGGCGGGTGCTTGAGCTTCCAGGCCCCCTGCAGCTGACGGACCACGAGCAGGGAGTCGGCGCGAACCCGCGCCACCCGAGCGTGGTGCGGGCGCGCCGCCTCGAGGCCGGCGATGACGGCCCGGTATTCGGCCACGTTGTTCGTCGCCACGCCGATCCGCTCGCTGACCGTGGCGAGCCGGGTCGGCGGGTCGGTGGTCGGGTCGAGGACCACGGCTCCGATCGCGGCCGGCCCCGGGTTGCCGCGT from Acidimicrobiia bacterium includes these protein-coding regions:
- the bioB gene encoding biotin synthase BioB, with product MARPDALTRAESRLVDRRERLRRDEVAALAALPLDALPDLVALAHRVRLSFCGPTVELESLINAKSGACPEDCAFCSQSARFHTDVDVYPFLDLDEVLAAARGTRAAGATQFCIVVAVRNPEERLLRRVLEAVGAVRGETGLEVACSLGLLEREQANRLAAAGVRRYNHNLEACRAVFPSICTTHSYDDRVRTARIAAEAGMELCSGGIVGLGETLEQRVDFAFELAALDPCEVPINFLDPRPGTPLAARPLLSAREALQAVALFRLVLPSAWLRLAGGRERVLGELQAMGLLAGANALIVGNYLTTAGRPPDADVALLDALGMPVADGPGEGRFVVDGAGAHARPPRASIPVQAD
- a CDS encoding ribonuclease HI family protein, whose protein sequence is MTGPDEVLIYCDGGARGNPGPAAIGAVVLDPTTDPPTRLATVSERIGVATNNVAEYRAVIAGLEAARPHHARVARVRADSLLVVRQLQGAWKLKHPPLRPLFERARALLAEYEVVDLAHVPRELNTDADLLVNAALDQP
- a CDS encoding histidine phosphatase family protein, which encodes MIVLVRHGETDANRAGLLLGRANPTLNERGREQAAAVAAALRRDPVSLILTSPLDRARETAAAIGGATGVEVEVEPSLTEMDYGDWDERRLADLPPAVAAQWRADPAFAPPGGESLAELRGRVEPCTLALLERAADGTVIVVSHVSPIKTMILVALDLGDLFAWRLRLDVASISRVGPGPSGPVLISFNDTGHLR
- a CDS encoding dihydrofolate reductase family protein, yielding MSFVTSHMSISLDGFVAGPDQSEENPLGVDGIKLHRWHLNDPKHQVDQAFTDRLLGPRGAYIMGRNMFGPVRGEWGNSDWRGWWGSEPPYHAPVFVLTHYPHDPITMEGGTIFYFVDGFDAALAKATEEAGDRAIDVAGGASAVRQALQAGCLDELVLDLVPVVLGSGERIFDDLSELSAEPVEVATSPLATHIVYRIT
- a CDS encoding VOC family protein, whose protein sequence is MPHNVVHFAIHADDVDRARRFYEAVFGWRFEAWGPPGFYNVITGDDDHPGIHGALHSREERLAGTGTRGFTCTVAVEDLGAIRRKVIDNGGTITYQEVQIPTVGTLTQFLDTEGNELAAMVYEREMFGR